One window of Bacillus sp. FJAT-45350 genomic DNA carries:
- the fliS gene encoding flagellar export chaperone FliS encodes MSTNLQAYKLNAMKTTSPGELTLMLYNGCLKFIKKAKSAIEENNIQERSTNITKAQNIVRELMVTLKTDSEVGKNMLTLYDFILNRLIEANIKNDSKALLEAEELVVDFRDTWKEVIQLDRQQRHGSGGKA; translated from the coding sequence ATGTCTACAAACTTACAAGCTTATAAGCTAAATGCGATGAAAACAACATCACCTGGGGAACTAACATTAATGCTATATAATGGCTGCTTAAAGTTTATAAAAAAGGCGAAAAGTGCTATAGAAGAAAATAATATTCAAGAAAGAAGTACTAATATTACTAAGGCACAAAATATTGTACGTGAGTTAATGGTCACGTTAAAGACAGATTCTGAAGTTGGAAAAAATATGTTAACACTATATGACTTTATTCTTAATCGTCTAATTGAAGCAAACATTAAAAATGATTCAAAGGCGTTACTAGAAGCTGAAGAATTGGTTGTTGATTTTCGTGATACGTGGAAGGAAGTCATACAATTAGATAGACAACAACGCCACGGTTCAGGTGGGAAAGCGTAG
- the fliD gene encoding flagellar filament capping protein FliD, translating to MRMAGFATGMDLNQIVTDLMRAERMPVDKMLQQRQTVEWQMESYRDVNRKLNTFRNSIVDNFVLTRANLQAKTVTSSNSAKVTATATANAGNTTYRISEVKQLATAASNFSEKEISKSAIQKVDGNKAIHDLGFKLDDGSFEWKQGVVERATMTATDNQRAFEIANGTKLAPKSEKDMVVKVSGKLYEVITEGDPAENQVKVEFGETGARLEFSKPLANRANVTVDYFADRKTEVLNSPTPRTEVRLAKGSIANDITVSGYDVVTKPEDLADGKVLVDFATGKLTFSRPVTGTINVSYTQNYTTSSITTYSTSGEQVKDNFIIQSGQTINQVMNQVSRSNVGVSGFYDEFADRVTVTRKETGISNGTTDGTVYQAQMLFEGTFFTRILGLNSDMEEDVGKAENAQFTINGLATERRSNSFTIDGVTITLKDTFDVNDANPVSLNVNTDVDKVFDNIKKFVDDYNELLDSINGMLKEERYRDYRPLTDDQKEAMSDKEIERWEERARSGMIRNDSIISNAMDRLRVDIYGVINSSLDTNFKQLSALGITTSRDFMDRGKLEINEERLRKAIEQDPDAIQAIFAADGPTRSEQGIVRRMRDTLDGAMKSIAERAGGSRGLTQNHQFTLGRNLNNINDRITNFERRLQQVEERYWKQFTAMESAVMRANQQAEAMFAQLFGNQM from the coding sequence ATGAGAATGGCTGGCTTTGCAACGGGAATGGATTTAAACCAAATTGTCACTGATTTAATGCGTGCTGAACGTATGCCAGTTGATAAAATGCTCCAACAACGCCAAACGGTTGAGTGGCAAATGGAGTCATATCGTGATGTAAATAGAAAGCTTAATACTTTTCGAAATAGTATAGTAGATAACTTTGTCTTGACTCGTGCTAACTTACAAGCGAAGACAGTTACAAGTTCAAATAGTGCAAAAGTAACAGCAACAGCAACAGCGAATGCAGGGAATACTACGTATCGAATTTCAGAAGTGAAGCAGTTAGCTACTGCTGCTTCTAACTTTAGTGAAAAAGAAATATCTAAATCAGCAATTCAAAAAGTAGATGGAAACAAAGCAATTCATGATTTAGGTTTTAAATTAGATGATGGATCTTTTGAGTGGAAACAAGGGGTGGTGGAAAGAGCAACTATGACAGCAACGGATAATCAAAGAGCTTTTGAAATAGCAAATGGTACAAAGCTAGCCCCTAAATCTGAAAAAGATATGGTTGTTAAGGTCAGTGGAAAATTATATGAAGTAATAACAGAAGGAGACCCAGCTGAAAACCAGGTGAAAGTAGAATTTGGAGAAACTGGTGCAAGATTAGAGTTTAGCAAGCCTTTGGCAAATCGTGCAAATGTAACTGTTGATTATTTTGCGGATAGAAAAACAGAGGTCTTAAACTCACCTACTCCGAGAACGGAAGTGAGACTCGCGAAGGGATCTATTGCAAATGATATCACGGTTTCGGGTTATGACGTTGTTACGAAGCCGGAAGATTTAGCAGACGGCAAAGTATTAGTAGATTTTGCTACAGGTAAGCTTACTTTTAGTCGACCAGTTACTGGAACAATAAATGTCTCGTATACTCAAAACTATACTACTTCTAGCATAACAACTTATAGTACATCTGGAGAGCAAGTGAAGGATAATTTTATTATTCAAAGTGGACAAACGATTAACCAGGTTATGAATCAAGTAAGTCGCTCAAATGTGGGTGTAAGTGGTTTTTATGATGAGTTTGCTGATAGAGTAACAGTTACGAGAAAAGAAACAGGTATATCAAATGGAACTACCGACGGTACGGTATACCAGGCGCAAATGTTATTTGAGGGAACCTTCTTCACTAGAATTTTAGGTTTAAATAGTGATATGGAGGAAGATGTAGGTAAGGCTGAAAACGCCCAATTTACAATTAATGGACTTGCAACAGAAAGACGTTCAAATAGCTTTACTATTGATGGTGTGACGATAACATTGAAGGATACATTTGATGTAAATGATGCGAATCCAGTTTCATTAAATGTTAATACTGATGTGGATAAAGTGTTTGATAACATCAAGAAATTTGTAGATGATTATAATGAACTTTTAGATAGTATAAACGGTATGTTAAAGGAAGAAAGGTATCGTGATTATCGACCTTTAACTGATGACCAAAAAGAGGCTATGAGCGACAAAGAAATTGAGCGTTGGGAAGAACGTGCGAGAAGCGGGATGATTCGAAATGATTCGATTATCTCTAATGCTATGGACCGTTTGCGTGTAGATATTTATGGTGTAATTAACTCCTCATTAGATACGAATTTCAAACAATTATCGGCTTTAGGCATTACAACTTCCAGAGATTTTATGGACCGAGGAAAGTTAGAGATAAATGAGGAAAGGCTAAGAAAGGCTATTGAACAGGATCCTGATGCTATTCAAGCAATTTTTGCGGCTGATGGACCTACTAGAAGTGAACAAGGGATTGTTCGTCGGATGCGTGATACGCTTGATGGTGCGATGAAATCTATTGCAGAACGAGCAGGCGGTAGTCGCGGGTTGACTCAAAATCACCAGTTTACCCTTGGACGTAATTTAAATAACATTAATGATAGAATTACGAACTTTGAACGTCGTTTACAACAAGTGGAAGAGCGTTACTGGAAGCAGTTTACGGCGATGGAATCTGCTGTTATGAGAGCAAACCAACAAGCAGAAGCTATGTTTGCACAGTTATTTGGAAACCAAATGTAG
- a CDS encoding flagellar protein: protein MSGVKELYLQSKELLDHLESPLPKDDDERDVYIEKINDLLDQREVSLKKIGDSSNLSTSEIKLGEEVLKLNKEINPKLAFLRNQIRIDISALKAKKEKGQKYENPYEGRTVDGIFFDKRE, encoded by the coding sequence GTGTCAGGTGTCAAAGAACTTTATCTGCAATCTAAAGAACTGTTGGACCATTTAGAATCTCCACTACCAAAAGATGATGATGAACGAGATGTATATATAGAAAAAATAAATGACTTGTTGGATCAACGTGAGGTGTCCCTGAAAAAAATAGGTGATTCTTCAAACTTGAGCACTTCCGAAATCAAATTAGGTGAAGAGGTGCTAAAGTTAAATAAAGAAATTAATCCTAAGTTAGCCTTTTTAAGGAACCAAATTAGAATAGATATCTCAGCTTTAAAAGCAAAAAAAGAAAAGGGACAAAAATACGAAAACCCTTATGAAGGTCGAACGGTTGACGGTATTTTCTTTGATAAACGTGAGTAA